One stretch of Paraburkholderia fungorum DNA includes these proteins:
- a CDS encoding carbohydrate kinase family protein codes for MSATPEFPLFVSAGDILTDLVRTGASQWLSHPGGAGWNVARCVARLGLPTASAGSLGVDNFSDDLWNASVAAGLDMRFLQRVERPPLLAIVHQTHPPAYFFMGENGADLAFDPAKLPAGWMAHVKWAHFGCISLVRQPLGDTLAALAAELRSRGVKISFDPNYRNLMEHGYEPTLRKMAALADLIKVSDEDLRLLFKTDDEAAALAQLRAMNPAAVVMVTRGPESAMLIDGAAVIEARPPRVEVVDTVGAGDASIGGLLFSLMTAPQRGWSEHLGFALAAGAAACRHSGAHAPSLDEVVALL; via the coding sequence ATGAGCGCGACCCCAGAGTTTCCCCTCTTCGTTTCGGCGGGCGACATCCTCACCGATCTCGTCCGGACCGGCGCGTCGCAATGGCTGTCGCACCCGGGCGGTGCGGGCTGGAACGTCGCGCGCTGCGTCGCGCGGCTCGGCTTGCCAACCGCGAGCGCGGGCTCGCTCGGCGTCGACAATTTCTCCGACGACTTGTGGAACGCGAGCGTCGCCGCCGGTCTCGACATGCGCTTTTTGCAGCGCGTCGAGCGGCCGCCTTTGCTGGCGATCGTTCATCAGACCCATCCGCCGGCGTACTTTTTCATGGGCGAAAACGGCGCCGATCTCGCGTTCGATCCCGCGAAGCTGCCGGCTGGCTGGATGGCGCATGTGAAGTGGGCGCACTTCGGTTGCATCAGCCTCGTGCGTCAGCCGCTCGGCGATACGCTGGCCGCGTTGGCTGCCGAGTTGCGTTCGCGTGGCGTGAAGATCAGCTTCGATCCGAACTACCGCAATCTGATGGAACACGGTTACGAGCCGACGCTCCGCAAAATGGCCGCGCTGGCTGATCTGATCAAGGTATCCGACGAAGACTTGCGCCTGCTGTTCAAGACCGACGACGAAGCCGCCGCGCTCGCCCAATTGCGCGCGATGAACCCGGCCGCGGTCGTGATGGTCACGCGCGGACCGGAATCGGCGATGCTGATCGACGGTGCGGCGGTGATCGAAGCACGTCCGCCGCGCGTCGAAGTGGTCGACACCGTCGGTGCCGGCGACGCGTCGATCGGCGGCTTGCTGTTCAGCCTGATGACCGCGCCGCAACGCGGCTGGTCCGAGCATCTCGGCTTCGCGCTGGCGGCAGGAGCTGCGGCCTGCCGCCATTCGGGCGCGCATGCGCCGTCGCTCGACGAAGTGGTCGCGCTGCTGTAA
- a CDS encoding AGE family epimerase/isomerase — protein MTQSDPLHPANNAAAVPPVESFRSRDFLLSHVEDTLNFYAPNVFDPSGGFYHFFRDDGSIYDRTTRHLVSSCRYVFNYAMAYRQFGDPKHLEYARHGLRFLRDAHWDAQHEGYDWELEWRDGHKRTLDATRHCYGLAFVLLAYSHAAMAGIEEAKPMIGATFELMEHRFWDAAAGLYADEASPEWRVSSYRGQNANMHTTEALLAAHEATGHLVYLDRAERVASNITLRQAKLSQGLVWEHFYADWSVDWHYNEEDSSNIFRPWGFQPGHQTEWAKLLLILERFRPLPWLLPRAIELFDAAMTHAWDENHGGLYYGFGPDGTVCDHDKYFWVQAETFATAALLGKRTGNERFWDWYDEIWRYSWTHFVDHQYGAWYRILTCDNRKYSDEKSPAGKTDYHTMGACYEVLAHALPDGAATSSESVEKAQ, from the coding sequence ATGACGCAATCCGATCCGCTTCATCCTGCTAACAACGCCGCTGCGGTGCCGCCTGTCGAGAGTTTCCGCAGCCGCGACTTTCTGCTCTCGCATGTCGAGGACACGCTGAATTTCTACGCGCCGAACGTGTTCGACCCGAGCGGCGGCTTCTACCATTTCTTCCGCGACGACGGTTCGATCTACGACAGAACCACGCGCCACCTGGTGAGCAGCTGCCGTTACGTGTTCAATTACGCGATGGCGTATCGCCAGTTCGGCGACCCGAAGCACCTCGAATACGCGCGTCACGGTTTGCGCTTTCTGCGCGACGCGCATTGGGACGCGCAGCACGAAGGTTACGACTGGGAACTCGAATGGCGCGACGGCCATAAGCGCACGCTCGACGCCACGCGTCATTGCTATGGCCTCGCGTTCGTGCTGCTCGCGTATTCGCATGCGGCGATGGCCGGCATCGAAGAAGCGAAGCCGATGATCGGCGCGACCTTCGAGCTGATGGAACACCGCTTCTGGGACGCCGCCGCCGGTCTCTATGCCGATGAAGCATCGCCCGAATGGCGGGTCAGTTCGTATCGCGGGCAAAACGCGAACATGCACACCACCGAGGCGCTGCTGGCCGCGCACGAAGCGACCGGCCATCTCGTTTATCTGGACCGCGCCGAGCGGGTCGCGTCGAACATCACGCTGCGTCAGGCGAAGCTGTCGCAGGGTCTGGTGTGGGAGCACTTTTACGCGGACTGGTCGGTCGACTGGCATTACAACGAAGAAGACAGCTCGAACATCTTCCGCCCGTGGGGTTTCCAGCCGGGACATCAGACGGAATGGGCGAAGCTGCTGCTGATTCTCGAACGCTTCCGGCCGCTGCCGTGGCTGTTGCCGCGCGCGATCGAACTGTTCGACGCCGCGATGACGCACGCGTGGGACGAAAACCACGGCGGCCTCTATTACGGCTTCGGCCCGGACGGCACCGTCTGCGATCACGACAAGTATTTCTGGGTCCAGGCCGAGACTTTCGCGACCGCCGCGCTGCTCGGCAAGCGCACCGGCAATGAGCGTTTCTGGGACTGGTACGACGAGATCTGGCGCTATAGCTGGACGCATTTCGTCGATCACCAGTACGGCGCGTGGTATCGCATCCTCACCTGCGACAACCGCAAGTACAGCGACGAAAAGAGCCCGGCCGGCAAGACCGACTATCACACGATGGGCGCGTGCTACGAAGTGCTCGCTCACGCGTTGCCCGACGGCGCGGCCACTTCTTCTGAGTCCGTGGAGAAAGCACAATGA